One genomic window of Eggerthella timonensis includes the following:
- a CDS encoding glutamate-5-semialdehyde dehydrogenase → MVEETVQEQVRRIAEEARAASGALAQTSAEERNGALAAMAEALRAHAGAIVEANGRDMDAARAAGTRMSLLDRLMLDEGRVEGIAAALEDLVALPDPLGAVQQQRMLASGIELSRVSVPLGVVAVVYEARPNVTADAAGICLKSGNAVVLRGGSLAAASNEVIAKVLHDAAVGAGMPCGCIGAVTLPDRAAADELMQLHGVVDVLIPRGGAGLIRHCVETSKVPVIETGTGNCHVYVHASADFDKARAIIVNAKCRRLGVCNAAETLLVDAAVAEDFLPAALAELAERGVTLHADERAAAVAAKHGTPTVPADESDWETEYLSADLAVRVVDGVDEAVDHVNRFGTKHSEAIVAEDERAVEAFLARVDAAAVYANASTAFTDGAEFGLGAEIGISTQKLHARGPFALDALTSYKYVLRGSGQVRA, encoded by the coding sequence ATGGTTGAGGAGACGGTACAAGAGCAGGTGCGGCGCATCGCCGAGGAGGCGCGCGCGGCGAGCGGTGCGCTCGCGCAGACGAGCGCCGAGGAACGCAACGGAGCGCTGGCCGCCATGGCGGAGGCGCTGCGCGCGCATGCAGGCGCCATCGTCGAGGCGAACGGCCGCGACATGGACGCGGCGCGCGCGGCGGGCACGCGGATGAGCTTGCTCGACCGCCTCATGCTCGACGAAGGCCGCGTCGAAGGCATAGCGGCGGCGCTCGAGGACCTCGTGGCGCTGCCCGATCCGCTCGGGGCGGTGCAGCAGCAGCGCATGCTGGCGAGCGGCATCGAGCTTTCGCGCGTGAGCGTGCCGCTCGGGGTAGTGGCCGTCGTGTACGAGGCGCGGCCCAACGTGACGGCCGACGCGGCCGGCATCTGCCTGAAGTCCGGCAACGCGGTGGTGCTGCGCGGCGGCAGCCTGGCGGCGGCTTCGAACGAGGTCATCGCGAAGGTGCTGCACGACGCAGCGGTGGGGGCGGGCATGCCCTGCGGCTGCATCGGCGCCGTCACGCTGCCCGATCGCGCGGCCGCCGACGAGCTCATGCAGCTGCACGGCGTGGTGGACGTGCTCATTCCGCGCGGCGGCGCAGGACTCATCCGCCACTGCGTGGAGACGTCGAAGGTGCCGGTCATCGAGACGGGCACCGGCAACTGCCACGTGTACGTGCACGCATCGGCCGACTTCGATAAGGCGCGTGCCATCATCGTGAACGCGAAGTGCCGCCGTCTCGGGGTGTGCAACGCGGCCGAGACGCTGCTCGTCGACGCTGCGGTCGCCGAGGATTTCCTGCCCGCGGCGCTCGCCGAGCTGGCGGAGCGTGGCGTGACGCTGCATGCCGACGAGCGCGCGGCGGCCGTCGCCGCGAAGCACGGCACGCCCACGGTGCCCGCCGACGAATCCGATTGGGAGACCGAGTACCTCTCGGCCGACCTGGCCGTGCGCGTGGTCGACGGCGTGGACGAGGCCGTCGACCACGTGAACCGCTTCGGCACGAAGCACTCGGAGGCCATCGTCGCCGAGGACGAGCGCGCCGTCGAGGCGTTCCTCGCGCGCGTCGACGCGGCCGCCGTGTACGCGAACGCCTCGACGGCGTTCACCGACGGGGCGGAGTTCGGCCTGGGCGCCGAGATCGGCATCTCCACCCAGAAGCTGCACGCGCGCGGACCGTTCGCCCTCGACGCGCTCACGTCGTACAAGTACGTGCTGCGCGGCTCCGGGCAGGTGCGCGCGTAG
- the proB gene encoding glutamate 5-kinase — translation MKPAGCAHVAPRTLGKRLVIKIGSSTLTTSESKIDYAYLAEVTDQIARVRAAGWRPIVVTSAAIACGLERLGIEKRPHDMPSLQAAASVGQSALSTAYAEAFARNGIVTSTVLLTRRDTADRRAYLHARDTFDRLLELGVVPIVNENDTISVEQIRFGDNDTLAALVACLVEADLMVILSDIDGLYDANPHRDPDAKLIDRVEAIGPEIMAAAGEAGTTVGSGGMITKIKAARVLMVAGIPLVVCDGHRAEAIVDAAEGKDVGTLFVAAKKPHEITPKKLWIALGDAARGALVVDDGAKAALIERGSSLLSVGVRAVEGRFEANDIVDIKDAGGHLFARGKVAFASDEAALAIGRTRAELQANRLLASLADKPLVHRDELVVFE, via the coding sequence ATGAAGCCGGCCGGTTGCGCGCATGTTGCCCCGCGGACGCTGGGCAAGCGCCTCGTCATCAAAATCGGATCGTCCACGCTCACCACGTCGGAGAGCAAGATCGACTACGCCTACCTGGCGGAGGTGACCGACCAGATCGCGCGCGTGCGCGCCGCCGGGTGGCGCCCCATCGTGGTCACGTCGGCCGCCATCGCCTGCGGCCTCGAGCGCTTGGGCATCGAGAAGCGCCCGCACGACATGCCCAGCCTGCAGGCGGCCGCCTCGGTGGGGCAGAGCGCGCTCTCGACGGCGTACGCCGAGGCGTTCGCGCGCAACGGCATCGTGACGTCCACGGTGCTGCTGACGCGCCGCGACACGGCCGACCGTCGCGCGTATTTGCATGCGCGCGACACGTTCGACCGCCTGCTCGAGCTCGGCGTGGTGCCCATCGTGAACGAGAACGACACCATCTCGGTCGAGCAGATCCGCTTCGGCGACAACGACACGCTGGCCGCCCTCGTGGCGTGCCTCGTGGAAGCCGATCTCATGGTCATCCTGTCGGACATCGACGGGCTCTACGACGCCAACCCGCACCGCGATCCGGATGCGAAGCTCATCGACCGCGTGGAGGCCATCGGCCCCGAGATCATGGCGGCGGCGGGCGAGGCGGGCACCACGGTGGGCTCGGGCGGCATGATCACGAAGATCAAGGCAGCGCGCGTGCTCATGGTGGCCGGCATCCCGCTCGTGGTGTGCGACGGCCATCGCGCCGAGGCCATCGTGGATGCGGCGGAGGGGAAGGATGTGGGCACGCTGTTCGTGGCCGCGAAGAAGCCCCACGAGATCACGCCGAAGAAGCTGTGGATCGCGCTCGGCGACGCCGCGCGCGGCGCGCTCGTGGTGGACGACGGGGCGAAAGCCGCCCTCATCGAGCGCGGCAGCTCGCTTCTGTCGGTGGGCGTGCGCGCGGTGGAAGGGCGCTTCGAGGCGAACGACATCGTGGACATCAAGGACGCGGGCGGGCATCTTTTCGCCCGCGGCAAGGTGGCGTTCGCGAGCGACGAGGCCGCGCTCGCCATCGGCCGCACGCGCGCCGAGCTGCAGGCGAACCGCCTGCTGGCAAGCTTGGCCGACAAGCCGCTCGTCCATCGCGACGAGCTCGTGGTGTTCGAGTGA
- the obgE gene encoding GTPase ObgE — translation MFIDKVRIHVKGGNGGAGCMSFRREAHVPKGGPDGGDGGHGGNVVVEADASLSSLIEYRFKHHFKADRGTHGKGSRMHGATGEDLVLKVPMGTVVHEYFEETKETGELIADLTHDGERVTVAEGGMGGRGNIHFVTPTRRAPAFAELGEPSQERWIELEMKLMADAALVGMPSAGKSSLIAKMSAARPKIADYPFTTLVPNLGVARSGDYSFVVADIPGLIEGAHEGRGLGHEFLRHIERTALIVHVVDLTGDYEGRDPLEDYEIINRELALYADDLAARPRIVVANKIDVPGVEEAADRLAARVREDSVAAAGGDEFAPSPIDPKLYRISALTGEGVDGLKAAIAAKVHDLREALREQAQADVQYEHVWEHKREERDKKFKVTPLGGRVFRVEGPQVERMVVQTDWENEEAIAFLQHRLKRLGVEKALEKAGAVDGDEIRIVGRAFEFESVRTAEDLFKELDL, via the coding sequence GTGTTCATCGATAAAGTACGCATCCATGTCAAAGGCGGCAACGGCGGAGCCGGCTGCATGTCGTTTCGCCGCGAGGCCCATGTGCCGAAGGGCGGGCCGGACGGCGGCGATGGCGGCCATGGCGGCAACGTCGTGGTCGAGGCCGACGCCAGCCTGTCGTCGCTCATCGAATACCGTTTCAAGCACCATTTCAAGGCCGATCGCGGCACGCACGGCAAGGGCTCGCGCATGCACGGGGCGACCGGCGAGGATCTCGTGCTCAAGGTGCCGATGGGCACCGTCGTCCACGAGTACTTCGAGGAGACGAAGGAGACGGGCGAGCTCATCGCCGACCTCACGCACGACGGCGAGCGCGTCACCGTGGCCGAGGGCGGCATGGGCGGTCGCGGCAACATCCACTTCGTGACGCCGACTCGGCGCGCGCCCGCGTTCGCCGAGCTGGGCGAGCCGTCGCAGGAGCGCTGGATCGAGTTGGAGATGAAGCTCATGGCCGATGCGGCCCTTGTGGGCATGCCGTCGGCGGGCAAGTCGTCGCTCATCGCGAAGATGAGCGCGGCGCGCCCGAAGATCGCCGACTACCCGTTCACCACGCTCGTGCCGAACCTCGGCGTGGCGCGCTCGGGCGACTACAGCTTCGTCGTGGCCGACATCCCCGGCCTCATCGAGGGCGCGCACGAGGGCCGCGGCCTGGGCCACGAGTTCCTGCGCCATATCGAGCGCACGGCGCTCATCGTGCACGTGGTCGACCTGACGGGCGACTACGAGGGTCGCGACCCGCTCGAGGACTACGAGATCATCAACCGCGAGCTGGCGCTGTACGCCGACGACCTGGCGGCGCGCCCGCGCATCGTGGTGGCGAACAAGATAGACGTGCCCGGTGTCGAGGAGGCGGCCGACCGGCTGGCGGCGCGCGTGCGCGAGGATTCCGTCGCCGCTGCGGGGGGCGACGAGTTCGCGCCGAGCCCCATCGATCCCAAGCTCTACCGCATCAGCGCGCTCACGGGCGAGGGCGTCGACGGCCTCAAGGCCGCCATCGCCGCGAAGGTGCACGATCTGCGCGAGGCGCTGCGCGAGCAGGCGCAGGCCGACGTGCAGTACGAGCACGTGTGGGAGCACAAGCGCGAGGAGCGCGACAAGAAGTTCAAGGTCACGCCGCTCGGCGGCAGGGTGTTCCGCGTCGAGGGCCCGCAGGTGGAGCGCATGGTGGTGCAGACCGACTGGGAGAACGAAGAGGCCATCGCGTTTCTGCAGCACCGCCTCAAGCGCCTCGGCGTGGAGAAGGCGCTCGAGAAGGCGGGCGCGGTGGACGGCGACGAGATACGCATCGTCGGGCGCGCGTTCGAGTTCGAGTCGGTACGCACGGCCGAGGATCTGTTCAAGGAGCTCGATCTGTAA
- the rpmA gene encoding 50S ribosomal protein L27: MAHKKGLGSSRNGRDSRAQRLGVKMFGGQAVKTGNVIVRQRGTHIHPGENVGRGKDDTLFALCDGKLEFTKGAKHKVHVRPEA; the protein is encoded by the coding sequence ATGGCTCACAAGAAAGGTCTCGGTTCCAGCCGTAACGGCCGCGACTCCCGTGCGCAGCGTCTCGGCGTGAAGATGTTCGGCGGTCAGGCGGTCAAGACGGGCAACGTCATCGTTCGCCAGCGCGGCACGCACATCCATCCGGGCGAGAACGTCGGCCGCGGCAAGGACGACACCCTGTTCGCCCTGTGCGACGGCAAGCTGGAGTTCACGAAGGGCGCCAAGCACAAGGTGCACGTGCGTCCCGAGGCGTAG
- the rplU gene encoding 50S ribosomal protein L21 encodes MYAIVKTGGKQYKVAPGDKLNIEKLDAAVGDKVELEAICVVDGAKVEADPAKAAATKVTAIILEQFKGEKQLVFKFKKRKNYKKLRGHRQQLTRVQIESVGSAKADKPAPKKAAKKDDAEKKPAAKKAAEKPASEDAE; translated from the coding sequence ATGTACGCAATTGTAAAAACGGGCGGCAAGCAGTACAAGGTCGCACCCGGCGACAAGCTGAACATCGAGAAGCTTGACGCCGCCGTGGGCGACAAGGTCGAGCTCGAAGCCATCTGCGTCGTCGACGGCGCCAAGGTGGAGGCCGACCCCGCGAAGGCAGCCGCAACGAAGGTCACGGCCATCATCCTCGAGCAGTTCAAGGGTGAGAAGCAGCTGGTCTTCAAGTTCAAGAAGCGCAAGAACTACAAGAAGCTGCGCGGCCACCGCCAGCAGCTCACGCGCGTCCAGATCGAGTCCGTCGGTTCGGCCAAGGCTGACAAGCCGGCGCCTAAGAAGGCTGCGAAGAAGGACGATGCCGAAAAGAAGCCGGCTGCCAAGAAGGCTGCCGAAAAGCCCGCGTCCGAAGACGCCGAGTAA
- the polA gene encoding DNA polymerase I codes for MPKKIAVIDGNSLMHRAYHAVPQTMNAPDGRPTNAVFGFVAMLLKFIDIANPDALICAFDAGRPAFRMEALEQYKAQRPPMDDDLKVQFPIIEELLEAMNVPVVRIKGWEGDDVLGTVAKRNEALGYETLLVTGDKDAYQLASPATRIVTTKKGITDVAIYGPAEVEERYGVRPDQFIDFLGLKGDSSDNIPGVPGIGDKTAAKLLQSYGSLEGIYEHVDDLKGKQKEKIVDNRDMAFLSREVATIVCDLDFPLDLEACSFPSFDPDKVTEAFKGVQFNAHLSRVLKLVGRELEKKAAPLVVEPVVSGPEAHALVDAAIARGETVGVAFIEPEQVSLFNAGLHGAVNTSEGTAVFEDDEGREAFARIVRAGSFAALDVKREAHRIYPADTAEAALVEDAELMGMRAFDLGLAGYVLNSSVSEYSFDALLDAYCGGVLPETKDEAGAVAAQAAAARMLVGPLTDALGRDESKRAYFDIDLPLVAVLAIVERTGAAVDCDRLAELGATTQAELDELRCRIIEIAGEEFNLDSPKQLAHILFEVLGLRTLKKNQRGYSTDAAVLKELSNDHELPALVLRYRELAKIKSTYIDALPRMRAADGRVHTCFNETVTTTGRLSSSDPNLQNIPVRTEFGRQIRECFVPLQEGHKFLSADYSQIELRLLAHLSNDEHLVAAFCSGADFHAATASRVFGLPVEEVTPELRSRAKAVNFGIVYGQQAFGLSQSLGIPFGEAKEMIERYFEAYPGVRAYLDDTIAQAKEQGYAQTMFGRKRHIPELKAANATQRGFGERTAMNHPMQGSAADIIKLAMTEVQRRIMERGFEAKLLLQVHDELDFSVPEGEIEELSAIVKDVMEHIVELRVPLDVDVSYADNWAEAH; via the coding sequence ATGCCGAAGAAGATCGCCGTCATCGACGGCAACTCGCTTATGCACCGTGCCTACCATGCGGTGCCCCAGACGATGAACGCTCCCGACGGCCGGCCCACCAACGCCGTGTTCGGCTTCGTGGCCATGCTGCTCAAGTTCATCGACATCGCGAACCCCGACGCGCTCATCTGCGCGTTCGACGCCGGCCGTCCGGCGTTTCGCATGGAGGCGCTCGAGCAGTACAAGGCGCAGCGCCCGCCCATGGACGACGATCTCAAGGTGCAGTTCCCCATCATCGAGGAGCTGCTGGAGGCCATGAACGTACCCGTCGTGCGCATCAAGGGCTGGGAGGGCGACGATGTGCTGGGCACCGTCGCGAAACGCAACGAGGCGCTGGGCTACGAGACGCTGCTCGTGACGGGAGATAAGGACGCCTACCAGCTGGCCAGCCCCGCCACGCGCATCGTCACCACGAAGAAGGGCATCACCGACGTGGCCATCTACGGGCCGGCCGAGGTGGAGGAGCGCTACGGCGTGCGCCCCGACCAGTTCATCGACTTCCTCGGCCTCAAGGGCGACTCGTCCGACAACATCCCCGGCGTGCCCGGCATCGGCGACAAGACCGCCGCGAAGCTGCTGCAGTCCTACGGCAGCCTCGAGGGCATCTACGAGCATGTGGACGACCTCAAGGGCAAGCAGAAAGAGAAGATCGTCGACAACAGGGACATGGCGTTTTTGAGCCGCGAGGTGGCCACGATCGTGTGCGACCTCGACTTCCCGCTCGACCTCGAGGCGTGCTCGTTCCCGTCGTTCGATCCCGACAAGGTGACCGAGGCGTTCAAGGGCGTGCAGTTCAACGCGCACCTCAGCCGCGTGCTCAAGCTCGTGGGCAGGGAGCTCGAGAAGAAAGCGGCCCCGCTCGTGGTGGAGCCCGTGGTGTCGGGGCCCGAGGCGCATGCGCTCGTCGACGCGGCCATCGCGCGCGGCGAGACGGTGGGCGTGGCGTTCATCGAGCCCGAGCAGGTGTCGCTGTTCAACGCCGGGCTGCACGGCGCGGTGAACACGAGCGAGGGCACGGCGGTATTCGAGGACGACGAGGGCCGCGAGGCGTTCGCGCGCATCGTGCGCGCCGGCTCGTTCGCCGCGCTCGACGTCAAGCGCGAAGCACATCGCATCTATCCCGCCGATACGGCCGAGGCCGCGCTCGTGGAGGATGCCGAGCTCATGGGCATGCGCGCGTTCGACCTGGGGCTGGCCGGCTACGTGCTGAACTCGTCGGTGTCGGAGTACTCCTTCGACGCGCTGCTCGACGCCTACTGCGGCGGCGTGCTGCCCGAGACGAAGGACGAGGCCGGCGCCGTGGCGGCCCAGGCCGCGGCGGCGCGCATGCTCGTGGGCCCGCTCACCGACGCGCTCGGGCGCGACGAGAGCAAGCGCGCCTACTTCGACATCGACCTGCCGCTCGTGGCGGTGCTCGCCATCGTCGAGCGCACGGGCGCCGCGGTGGATTGCGACCGCCTGGCCGAGCTGGGCGCCACGACGCAGGCCGAGCTCGACGAGCTGCGCTGCCGCATCATCGAGATCGCGGGGGAGGAGTTCAACCTCGACAGCCCCAAGCAGCTCGCGCACATCCTGTTCGAGGTGCTGGGCCTGCGCACGCTCAAGAAGAACCAGCGCGGCTACTCCACCGACGCCGCCGTGCTCAAGGAGCTGTCGAACGACCACGAGCTTCCGGCGCTCGTCCTGCGCTACCGGGAGCTTGCGAAGATCAAGTCCACCTACATCGACGCGCTGCCGCGCATGCGCGCTGCGGACGGGCGCGTGCACACGTGCTTCAACGAGACGGTGACCACGACGGGCCGCCTGTCGTCGTCGGATCCGAACCTGCAGAACATCCCCGTGCGCACCGAGTTCGGACGCCAGATCCGCGAATGCTTCGTGCCGCTTCAGGAGGGCCACAAGTTCCTCTCGGCCGACTATTCGCAGATCGAGCTGCGCCTGCTCGCGCACCTGTCGAACGACGAGCACCTCGTGGCCGCGTTCTGCTCCGGCGCCGACTTCCACGCCGCCACGGCCAGCCGCGTGTTCGGCCTGCCCGTGGAAGAGGTGACGCCCGAGCTGCGCAGCCGCGCGAAGGCCGTGAACTTCGGCATCGTCTACGGCCAGCAGGCGTTCGGCCTATCGCAGAGCCTGGGCATCCCGTTCGGCGAGGCCAAGGAGATGATCGAGCGCTACTTCGAGGCGTACCCCGGCGTGCGCGCGTACCTCGACGACACCATCGCGCAGGCGAAGGAGCAGGGGTACGCCCAGACGATGTTCGGCCGCAAGCGCCACATCCCCGAGCTCAAGGCCGCGAACGCGACCCAGCGCGGCTTCGGCGAGCGCACGGCCATGAACCACCCCATGCAGGGCAGCGCGGCCGACATCATCAAGCTCGCCATGACCGAGGTGCAGCGCCGCATCATGGAGCGCGGCTTCGAGGCGAAGCTGCTGCTGCAGGTGCACGACGAGCTGGACTTCAGCGTGCCGGAAGGCGAGATCGAGGAGCTGTCGGCCATCGTGAAGGACGTCATGGAGCACATCGTGGAGCTTCGCGTGCCTCTCGACGTCGACGTCTCCTATGCCGACAACTGGGCGGAAGCGCACTAG
- a CDS encoding winged helix-turn-helix transcriptional regulator, with product MQRKQVIFVADSLDNAHKFQQVLSSLDVDVAAGSSAQFKKLLGQHPACDLVVYEARGGAAEDVAGIEALLLEDNAASLLVIVGEDQLVRFRLPVQVKSDFVVRGATPEECAARIRQLLWPGNEAATSDCLAVENMTVNLATYQVTVAGEPLDLTYLEYALLAFLVTHPSRTYSRDALLRRVWGFDYYGGSRTVDVHVRRIRAKLGPELAQHLETVRGVGYLWSA from the coding sequence GTGCAGCGCAAGCAGGTGATATTCGTCGCGGACAGCCTCGACAACGCGCACAAGTTCCAGCAGGTGCTGTCGAGCTTGGACGTGGACGTGGCGGCGGGTTCGTCCGCCCAGTTCAAGAAACTGCTCGGGCAGCATCCCGCCTGCGACCTCGTCGTGTACGAGGCGCGCGGCGGCGCGGCGGAGGACGTGGCCGGCATCGAGGCGCTGCTGCTCGAGGACAACGCGGCGTCGCTGCTCGTCATCGTGGGCGAGGACCAGCTTGTCCGCTTCCGGCTGCCCGTGCAGGTGAAGAGCGACTTCGTCGTGCGCGGCGCGACGCCGGAGGAGTGCGCGGCCCGCATCCGCCAGCTGCTGTGGCCCGGCAACGAGGCTGCTACGTCGGACTGCCTCGCGGTCGAGAACATGACCGTGAACCTGGCCACCTACCAGGTGACGGTGGCTGGCGAGCCGCTCGACCTCACGTACCTCGAGTACGCGCTGCTGGCCTTCCTGGTCACGCATCCCTCGCGCACGTACTCGCGCGACGCGCTCTTGCGCCGGGTGTGGGGCTTCGACTATTACGGCGGCTCGCGCACGGTGGACGTGCACGTGCGGCGCATCCGCGCGAAGCTGGGCCCCGAGCTGGCGCAGCACCTCGAAACGGTGCGCGGCGTCGGCTACCTGTGGAGCGCATAG
- a CDS encoding glutamine synthetase family protein, whose amino-acid sequence MTVTPEQDFVLKTIKSRDVHFVRFWFTDVLGRMKSFAVIPSELEDAFADGMGFDGSCIEGFCRTQESDMLAYPDASTFQVLPWRPESNAVARMFCNLRTPDGSPFEGDPRQVLARTAAKAQAMGYVFNIGPELEFYYFKDAEGTEVLDRGGYFDLTSLDYASDLRRDTVLTLEKMGIPVEYSHHENGPSQHEIDLRFTDALSMADAVMTYKLVVKEIAMKHGVHASFMPKPMAGEPGSGMHVHQSLYDLDGNNAFYDPADPQGYHLSKVAKHYLAGLLKYAPEFCAITNQHVNSYKRLIAGGEAPIYLSWARSNRSTLVRVPGYRPTSEGACRLELRSPDPSANPYLAFAAMLAAGLAGIEEELELQEPNEDQDLFMLSRQDLRQQGIATLPESLGEAVELFAESELMRTTLGDHIHSYLVAAKRAEWNDYQGYVSQWERDRYLAVL is encoded by the coding sequence ATGACCGTGACCCCCGAGCAAGACTTCGTGCTGAAGACCATCAAGAGCCGCGACGTCCATTTCGTCCGCTTCTGGTTCACCGACGTGCTCGGCCGCATGAAGTCGTTCGCGGTCATCCCGAGCGAGCTCGAGGACGCGTTCGCCGACGGCATGGGCTTCGACGGCAGCTGCATCGAGGGGTTCTGCCGCACGCAGGAATCCGACATGCTGGCGTATCCGGACGCGTCCACGTTCCAGGTGCTGCCATGGCGGCCCGAGTCCAACGCGGTCGCCCGCATGTTCTGCAACCTGCGCACGCCCGACGGATCCCCCTTCGAAGGCGACCCGCGCCAGGTCCTCGCGCGCACGGCGGCGAAGGCCCAGGCGATGGGCTACGTGTTCAACATCGGCCCGGAGCTGGAGTTCTACTATTTCAAGGACGCCGAGGGCACCGAGGTGCTCGACCGCGGCGGCTACTTCGACCTCACGAGCCTGGACTACGCCTCCGACCTGCGCCGCGACACCGTGCTCACGCTGGAGAAGATGGGCATCCCCGTGGAGTACTCCCATCACGAGAACGGCCCGTCCCAGCACGAGATCGACCTGCGCTTCACCGACGCGTTGTCCATGGCCGACGCGGTGATGACATACAAGCTGGTCGTCAAGGAGATCGCGATGAAGCACGGCGTGCACGCGTCGTTCATGCCCAAGCCCATGGCGGGCGAGCCGGGCAGCGGCATGCACGTGCACCAGAGCCTCTACGACCTCGACGGCAACAACGCCTTCTACGACCCCGCCGACCCCCAAGGCTACCACCTGTCGAAGGTGGCCAAGCACTACCTGGCCGGCCTGCTCAAGTACGCGCCCGAGTTCTGCGCCATCACGAACCAGCACGTGAACTCGTACAAGCGCCTCATCGCCGGCGGCGAAGCGCCCATCTACCTGTCGTGGGCGCGCTCGAACCGCTCCACGCTCGTGCGCGTGCCGGGCTACCGCCCCACGAGCGAGGGCGCGTGCCGCCTCGAGCTGCGCAGCCCCGACCCCAGCGCGAACCCCTACCTCGCCTTCGCCGCCATGCTGGCCGCCGGCTTGGCTGGCATCGAGGAGGAGCTGGAGCTGCAGGAGCCCAACGAAGACCAGGATCTGTTCATGCTGTCGCGCCAGGACCTGCGCCAACAGGGCATCGCCACGCTGCCCGAGAGCCTCGGAGAGGCGGTGGAGCTGTTCGCCGAGTCCGAGCTGATGCGTACGACGCTCGGCGACCACATCCACTCCTACCTCGTGGCTGCGAAACGCGCCGAATGGAACGACTACCAGGGGTACGTGTCGCAGTGGGAGCGCGACCGCTACCTCGCGGTGCTCTGA
- a CDS encoding universal stress protein: protein MKFTNILVPFDKSDHALHALTLAKGLAEEDPAVKLHVVGVIFVSDIPPALGLDANPYESAPPLVIQPDLYKKLVDAALDREKDDMKQAIGGLLDGMPNEVDLVAVNAPSPVDGINDFAKEHGCDLIVMGSRGLGVLRGMLGSVSYGVLRSAEIPVLVAKKDGDEK, encoded by the coding sequence ATGAAGTTCACCAACATCCTCGTGCCGTTCGACAAGTCCGACCACGCACTGCACGCGCTCACGCTGGCCAAGGGCCTTGCGGAAGAGGATCCCGCCGTCAAGCTGCACGTCGTCGGCGTCATATTCGTCTCGGACATCCCGCCCGCGCTCGGGCTCGACGCCAATCCCTACGAGAGCGCTCCCCCGCTGGTCATCCAGCCCGACCTGTACAAAAAGCTCGTCGACGCGGCGCTCGACCGCGAGAAGGACGACATGAAGCAGGCTATCGGCGGGCTGCTCGACGGCATGCCCAACGAGGTGGATCTCGTCGCCGTCAACGCGCCGTCGCCCGTGGACGGCATCAACGACTTCGCGAAGGAGCACGGCTGCGACCTCATCGTCATGGGCTCGCGCGGCCTCGGCGTGCTGCGCGGCATGCTGGGCAGCGTCAGCTACGGCGTCCTGCGCTCGGCCGAGATCCCCGTCCTCGTGGCGAAGAAGGACGGGGACGAGAAGTAA